In the Aromatoleum bremense genome, one interval contains:
- the padI gene encoding NADH-dependent phenylglyoxylate dehydrogenase subunit beta, whose product MSATSTIAFKAERCDGCGECMKACAKAKSTDGADAQSRIRIVPDPLTASHGLALCRQCGDPRCVADCPAAALTKGEDGIVAWDGDRCVNCLLCTAGCVYGGIAFSAEAGHVVKCDQCNGDPACVKACPKDALKFVTSARLFNRWGDLEDLFVPGLGGCQGCNTEIIMRHTLRRVGPNTVLATPPGCIPGMGSVGYNGMAGSKVPVFHPLLTNTASMLTGIRRQFKRKGRAVTALALAGDGGAGDVGFQSLSGAAERGEEILFVCVDNEGYMNTGAQRSGSTSFGAWTATTPVSGTSRGKKQDAKNLPLLMMWHGCEYVATASTAFMEDLYEKLDKALAASERGFAYLHIYSPCTSGWRFPAASNIEVARKAVESNFAVLWEYQPEHGMRLSRSIDDPVPVTEYLKLLGKFKHLDAGQIAHIERHVAEQAQLLGELARIGRGVECGAHATADAAVMAGAIPPRTGGR is encoded by the coding sequence ATGAGCGCGACCAGTACCATCGCCTTCAAGGCGGAGCGCTGCGACGGCTGCGGCGAATGCATGAAAGCCTGCGCAAAGGCGAAATCTACGGACGGTGCCGACGCCCAGTCCCGCATCCGCATCGTGCCCGATCCGCTGACCGCCTCCCACGGCCTCGCGCTGTGCCGCCAGTGCGGCGACCCGCGCTGCGTCGCGGACTGTCCCGCCGCCGCGCTGACGAAAGGAGAGGACGGCATCGTCGCGTGGGACGGTGACCGCTGCGTCAACTGCCTGCTGTGCACCGCCGGCTGCGTCTATGGCGGCATCGCGTTCAGCGCGGAAGCCGGCCACGTCGTGAAATGCGACCAGTGCAACGGTGACCCCGCGTGCGTAAAAGCCTGTCCGAAGGATGCGCTGAAGTTCGTCACGAGCGCGCGCCTGTTCAACCGCTGGGGCGATCTCGAAGATCTGTTCGTGCCGGGGCTCGGCGGCTGCCAGGGCTGCAACACCGAGATCATCATGCGCCACACGCTGCGCCGCGTCGGGCCGAACACGGTGCTGGCGACGCCGCCGGGATGCATTCCCGGCATGGGTTCGGTCGGCTACAACGGCATGGCGGGAAGCAAGGTGCCGGTGTTCCATCCGCTGCTGACCAATACCGCGTCGATGCTGACCGGCATCCGCCGCCAGTTCAAGCGCAAGGGGAGAGCCGTCACCGCGCTGGCGCTCGCCGGCGACGGCGGCGCGGGCGACGTCGGTTTCCAGTCGCTGTCGGGCGCGGCCGAACGCGGCGAGGAGATCCTGTTCGTGTGCGTCGACAACGAAGGCTACATGAACACCGGCGCGCAGCGCTCCGGCAGCACGAGCTTCGGCGCGTGGACCGCGACGACCCCGGTCAGCGGCACGTCGCGCGGCAAAAAGCAGGACGCGAAGAACCTGCCGCTGCTGATGATGTGGCACGGCTGCGAGTACGTCGCGACCGCCTCGACCGCATTCATGGAGGATCTGTACGAAAAGCTCGACAAGGCGCTCGCCGCGTCCGAACGCGGCTTCGCATACCTGCATATCTATTCGCCCTGCACCTCGGGCTGGCGCTTTCCCGCGGCGAGCAACATCGAAGTCGCGCGCAAGGCGGTCGAGAGCAATTTCGCCGTGTTGTGGGAGTACCAGCCCGAACACGGCATGCGCCTGAGCCGCTCGATCGACGACCCGGTGCCGGTGACCGAGTACCTGAAGCTGCTCGGCAAGTTCAAGCATCTCGATGCCGGGCAGATCGCGCACATCGAGCGCCACGTCGCCGAGCAGGCGCAACTGCTCGGCGAACTCGCACGCATCGGCCGCGGGGTGGAATGCGGCGCGCATGCGACCGCCGACGCCGCTGTCATGGCAGGCGCGATCCCCCCTCGGACGGGAGGGCGATAA